In Rhodanobacter humi, the following are encoded in one genomic region:
- the folK gene encoding 2-amino-4-hydroxy-6-hydroxymethyldihydropteridine diphosphokinase translates to MARVYLSLGSNVEPQRYLKAALDELRARFGAITVSPAYRSRSVGFDGADFVNLAVGLDTELEPIALNDWLHALEDRHGRRRDVPRYSDRTLDVDIVLYDERVIDGPGHLQIPRKELRHAFVLKPLADIAPVARHPVGGQTMAELWAAFPPECEPLTVEPL, encoded by the coding sequence ATGGCGCGTGTCTACCTCAGCCTGGGCTCGAACGTCGAGCCGCAGCGCTACCTCAAGGCTGCGCTGGATGAATTGCGCGCGCGCTTCGGCGCGATCACTGTGTCGCCGGCCTACCGCAGCCGCTCGGTGGGCTTCGATGGCGCGGATTTCGTGAACCTTGCGGTGGGACTGGACACGGAACTGGAACCGATCGCGCTCAACGACTGGCTGCACGCGCTGGAGGACCGCCACGGCCGTCGCCGCGACGTGCCGCGCTATTCGGACCGCACGCTGGACGTGGACATCGTGCTGTACGACGAGCGCGTGATCGATGGCCCCGGCCACCTGCAGATCCCGCGCAAGGAACTCCGGCACGCCTTCGTGCTGAAGCCGCTGGCCGACATCGCGCCCGTGGCGCGCCACCCCGTCGGCGGGCAGACGATGGCCGAGCTGTGGGCGGCATTCCCGCCGGAATGCGAGCCGTTGACGGTCGAGCCACTCTGA
- the folB gene encoding dihydroneopterin aldolase yields the protein MDIVFIEDLRIDAVIGIYDWERRVRQTLAFDIEMAFDNRVPAAGDDIALTLNYKDVSKRLIDYVGASSFGLVETLAERCAAIIREEFGVSWVRLKLSKPGAVRGAKAVGVRIERGTRPQ from the coding sequence ATGGACATCGTCTTCATCGAGGATCTGCGCATCGATGCCGTGATCGGCATCTACGACTGGGAGCGCCGCGTGCGCCAGACGCTGGCGTTCGACATCGAGATGGCGTTCGACAACCGCGTGCCGGCCGCCGGCGACGACATCGCGCTCACGCTGAACTACAAGGACGTGTCGAAGCGGCTGATCGACTACGTGGGCGCCTCCAGCTTCGGCCTGGTGGAGACGCTGGCCGAGCGCTGCGCCGCGATCATCCGCGAGGAATTCGGCGTGAGCTGGGTGCGGCTGAAGCTGTCCAAGCCCGGCGCGGTGCGCGGCGCGAAGGCGGTGGGTGTGCGCATCGAGCGCGGCACGCGGCCGCAGTGA